One region of Halomicrobium sp. LC1Hm genomic DNA includes:
- a CDS encoding ATP-dependent DNA helicase, with amino-acid sequence MATTDDDYLRFFPYDEPYDHQHEAMGGIYDALTDGRDVLFEGACGTGKTLASLVPALEYARQADKTVVITTNVHQQMRQFVADARAITAQESIRAVVFRGKGSMCHIDVDYEECQALRDTTRDLVDKEQERAELERQESELLDQATADGDALSDDSQENALEARNAVMDELQAVEDELEELQTDATICDHYYRNLTVDTTEFYAWLYEDVRTPDDVYEYAHDRGLCGYELLKEGIEGVDLVVCNYHHLLDPMIREQFFRWLGRDPEDVVAVFDEAHNVENAARDHARRTLTETTVESAIDELAESDDSRSENAHNVLSTFLRALRTTYDDAFGFGEREQVEDHWHDLSIANDDRRDDLTLAFLQEYSGPGFHEELDQALDLGRELDQQYEEAFKEGDLDTRKECQTLQAAQFLSAWLEESDDLGQYPVVSVRRREESGDIYGRAELYTCIPSNVTGDLFSDLHASVLMSATLRPFDVTQDVLGLTDPETMAYGEQFPEERRRTYAVDGPALFASERDDPATQDAVAGVLEDAAQMTPGNTLAFFPSYAEAERYHERVDVDGQQYLDEPGTQARDLRDSFVDRDDALLCTSLWGTLGEGVSYDGDDARTVVVVGVPYPHLDDRMDAVQNAYATSFGGDEEAGWRYAVEIPTIRKTRQALGRVVRSPDDFGVRILLDRRYTEAAEMEMHDYAVRGTFPPEERAEMIDIDPEKLKFAMLNFYQDVDGYDGPPPTP; translated from the coding sequence GTGGCGACGACCGACGACGACTACCTGCGATTTTTCCCCTACGACGAGCCCTACGACCACCAGCACGAGGCGATGGGCGGCATCTACGACGCGCTGACCGACGGTCGTGACGTGCTCTTCGAGGGGGCCTGCGGGACCGGCAAGACGCTGGCCTCGCTCGTGCCGGCACTGGAGTACGCCCGGCAGGCAGACAAGACCGTCGTCATCACGACCAACGTCCACCAGCAGATGCGTCAGTTCGTCGCAGACGCCCGCGCGATCACCGCCCAGGAGTCGATCCGCGCGGTCGTCTTCCGGGGCAAGGGGTCGATGTGTCACATCGACGTCGACTACGAGGAGTGTCAGGCGCTGCGGGACACCACACGAGACCTGGTCGACAAAGAACAGGAGCGAGCCGAGCTGGAACGCCAGGAGAGCGAGCTACTCGACCAGGCTACTGCCGACGGCGACGCTCTGAGCGACGACAGTCAGGAGAACGCGCTGGAGGCCCGCAACGCCGTCATGGACGAGCTCCAGGCGGTCGAGGACGAACTCGAAGAGCTACAGACCGACGCGACGATCTGCGATCACTACTACCGGAATCTCACCGTCGACACGACCGAGTTCTACGCCTGGCTGTACGAGGACGTTCGCACGCCCGACGACGTGTACGAGTACGCCCACGACCGCGGGCTCTGTGGCTACGAACTGCTCAAGGAGGGCATCGAAGGCGTCGATCTGGTCGTCTGTAACTACCACCACCTGCTCGATCCGATGATCCGCGAGCAGTTCTTTCGGTGGCTCGGTCGGGACCCGGAAGACGTGGTCGCCGTCTTCGACGAGGCCCACAACGTCGAGAACGCCGCCCGCGACCACGCCCGTCGGACCCTCACCGAGACGACCGTCGAGAGCGCGATCGACGAACTGGCCGAGAGCGACGATAGCCGGAGCGAGAACGCCCACAACGTGCTCTCGACGTTCCTGCGGGCGCTGCGGACGACCTACGACGACGCCTTCGGGTTCGGGGAGCGCGAGCAGGTCGAGGACCACTGGCACGACCTCTCGATCGCCAACGACGACCGCCGAGACGACCTCACGCTGGCCTTCCTCCAGGAGTACAGCGGTCCGGGGTTCCACGAGGAACTGGATCAGGCGCTCGATCTTGGGCGCGAACTCGACCAGCAGTACGAGGAGGCGTTCAAGGAGGGCGACCTCGATACGCGCAAGGAGTGCCAGACCCTGCAGGCGGCCCAGTTCCTCTCGGCGTGGCTCGAAGAGAGCGACGACCTCGGACAGTACCCCGTGGTGAGTGTCCGACGCCGGGAAGAGAGCGGCGACATCTACGGCCGGGCGGAGCTGTACACCTGCATCCCCTCGAACGTGACCGGGGACCTCTTCTCGGATCTGCACGCGTCGGTGCTGATGAGCGCGACCTTGCGACCCTTCGACGTGACCCAGGACGTGCTCGGGCTGACCGACCCGGAGACGATGGCTTACGGCGAGCAGTTTCCAGAGGAGCGCCGACGGACCTACGCCGTCGACGGCCCCGCGCTGTTCGCCAGCGAGCGCGACGACCCCGCGACCCAGGACGCCGTCGCTGGCGTGCTGGAAGACGCCGCCCAGATGACGCCCGGGAACACGCTGGCCTTCTTCCCGAGCTACGCCGAGGCCGAACGGTACCACGAGCGAGTCGACGTCGACGGGCAGCAGTACCTCGACGAACCGGGGACACAGGCCCGAGACCTCAGGGACTCGTTCGTCGACCGCGACGACGCGCTGCTCTGTACCTCGCTGTGGGGAACGCTGGGCGAGGGCGTGAGCTACGACGGCGACGACGCCCGCACCGTCGTCGTGGTCGGCGTCCCCTACCCCCACCTCGACGACCGGATGGACGCCGTCCAGAACGCCTACGCGACGAGCTTCGGCGGCGACGAGGAGGCCGGGTGGCGCTACGCCGTCGAGATCCCGACGATCCGCAAGACCCGACAGGCGCTTGGCCGCGTCGTTCGCTCGCCCGACGACTTCGGCGTCCGAATCTTGCTCGACCGACGCTACACGGAGGCCGCCGAGATGGAGATGCACGACTACGCGGTGCGGGGGACCTTCCCGCCCGAGGAACGGGCCGAGATGATCGACATCGACCCCGAGAAGCTCAAGTTCGCGATGCTGAACTTCTACCAGGACGTAGACGGCTACGACGGCCCGCCGCCGACGCCCTGA
- a CDS encoding cation diffusion facilitator family transporter gives MAGSRSVVLAALVANGAIAILKFFGFLLTGSAAMLSETYHSISDTGNQVFLLIGIRFSERSRDQQHPFGYGKSQFFYSFLVSVLLFGIAGWESAKHGWKQLTGGGHGGGGHAGEAVDLLFFTYTPPAWLEPVWVNYTVLIGAFVFETWALYKARAEMQRQMQANDWAGYKEAFRKTSDVTTLTALTEDTIALAGIVIALVGITLEQATGNAVFDQISALLIGIMLMGFALALAWENKRLLLGESLQPDEEAALRSIITDHASVEEIRDFRTVYFGPRNVLLTADVAFEDGLSTDEIHEHITILQEDLRAVDEGIQRIYIEPES, from the coding sequence ATGGCTGGAAGTAGATCGGTCGTCCTCGCCGCCCTGGTCGCAAACGGTGCCATCGCGATTCTGAAATTCTTCGGGTTCCTCCTGACCGGGAGCGCTGCGATGCTGTCCGAGACGTACCACAGCATCTCCGACACCGGCAATCAGGTGTTCTTGTTGATCGGAATCCGCTTTAGCGAGCGCAGTCGGGATCAACAGCACCCGTTCGGCTACGGCAAGTCACAGTTCTTCTACAGCTTCCTCGTCTCGGTGTTGCTCTTCGGGATCGCCGGCTGGGAGAGTGCAAAGCACGGCTGGAAGCAGCTCACGGGCGGCGGCCACGGTGGTGGCGGCCACGCCGGTGAGGCAGTCGACCTGCTCTTTTTCACCTACACGCCGCCGGCGTGGCTCGAACCGGTCTGGGTCAACTACACGGTCCTGATCGGGGCATTCGTCTTCGAGACGTGGGCGCTGTACAAAGCCCGTGCGGAGATGCAGCGCCAGATGCAGGCCAACGACTGGGCGGGCTACAAGGAGGCGTTCCGCAAGACCAGTGACGTGACGACGCTGACGGCCCTGACCGAAGACACCATCGCACTGGCTGGCATCGTCATCGCACTGGTCGGGATCACGCTCGAACAGGCGACCGGCAACGCCGTGTTCGACCAGATTTCCGCACTCCTGATCGGGATCATGCTGATGGGCTTCGCGCTGGCGCTGGCCTGGGAGAACAAGCGGCTCCTGCTGGGCGAGAGCCTCCAGCCCGACGAGGAAGCAGCGTTGCGCTCGATCATCACCGACCACGCAAGCGTCGAGGAGATCAGGGACTTCCGGACCGTCTACTTCGGTCCCCGGAACGTGCTGCTGACCGCTGACGTGGCGTTCGAAGACGGCCTATCGACCGACGAGATCCACGAGCATATCACCATACTACAGGAAGATCTCAGAGCGGTCGACGAGGGGATCCAGCGGATCTACATCGAACCGGAGAGTTGA
- a CDS encoding metallophosphoesterase, translating to MLTIISDTHGTDGHRLTGRTLDAVREAEVVLHAGDFTTEAVYDAITAQATELVAVAGNNEEPALRDRLPSTATVEWHGLRFVVVHGHEHSETALSLLARQEAADVVVVGHSHRPELSRSFGSLLINPGSYADPRRYRPAHAELVDAGGELRATLYEPDGTVITEVCQ from the coding sequence ATGCTGACGATCATCTCCGACACGCACGGCACTGACGGGCATCGACTGACCGGTCGCACACTCGACGCCGTCCGCGAGGCCGAGGTCGTGCTTCATGCGGGCGATTTCACGACCGAAGCGGTGTACGACGCCATCACAGCCCAGGCGACCGAACTGGTCGCCGTCGCGGGCAACAACGAGGAGCCAGCGCTTCGGGACCGACTTCCCAGTACCGCGACCGTCGAGTGGCACGGGCTTCGCTTCGTCGTCGTCCACGGACACGAGCACAGCGAGACGGCGCTGTCGCTGCTCGCTCGGCAGGAGGCTGCCGACGTGGTAGTGGTCGGCCACTCACACCGGCCAGAACTGTCGCGTTCGTTCGGGTCGCTGTTGATCAATCCCGGTAGCTACGCCGATCCGCGCCGGTATCGGCCCGCACACGCCGAACTCGTTGACGCTGGTGGAGAGCTGCGAGCGACGTTGTACGAGCCCGACGGAACAGTGATAACGGAGGTGTGCCAGTGA
- a CDS encoding winged helix-turn-helix domain-containing protein, with protein MSLLPSKDPAVTDADPRVISVDSDDADDVLSALSAATARKLLAELHEEPAPPGELADRVDTSLQNAQYHLEKLETAGAVKVADTAYSEKGREMDVYAPADQPLVICAGDEQETSGLRSAVTSLLGGVAVVGVLSLFVQELLGRSLLGSGVQEGSAGTGQPGSSYLPSGSAGSVTESAGQVAADGGTIAQSGSQAAVNAVPPGAAFFAGGCVVLAAVFAVWHVDR; from the coding sequence ATGTCACTGCTCCCCTCGAAAGACCCCGCAGTCACCGACGCGGACCCTCGGGTGATCTCGGTCGACAGTGATGACGCCGACGACGTGCTCTCGGCGTTGTCGGCGGCGACCGCCCGGAAGTTGCTCGCGGAGCTACACGAGGAGCCGGCCCCGCCTGGCGAACTCGCCGACCGCGTCGACACTTCCCTCCAGAACGCCCAGTACCACCTGGAGAAGCTCGAAACGGCCGGCGCAGTGAAGGTCGCCGACACCGCCTACTCCGAGAAGGGACGAGAGATGGACGTGTACGCGCCCGCAGACCAGCCGCTGGTCATCTGTGCGGGCGACGAACAGGAGACCTCGGGACTGCGCAGCGCCGTGACGAGTCTGCTCGGCGGGGTCGCCGTCGTGGGGGTCCTCAGCCTGTTCGTCCAGGAGCTGCTGGGTCGATCGCTGCTGGGAAGCGGCGTCCAGGAGGGGAGTGCCGGCACGGGACAGCCGGGGAGCAGCTATCTGCCGTCTGGTTCTGCCGGGAGCGTGACAGAGAGCGCGGGACAGGTCGCAGCCGACGGCGGGACCATCGCACAAAGTGGTTCGCAGGCGGCTGTGAACGCCGTTCCACCCGGGGCAGCGTTTTTCGCGGGCGGCTGTGTCGTCCTCGCCGCAGTGTTCGCAGTCTGGCACGTTGATCGGTAA
- a CDS encoding aminopeptidase, which translates to MDPRVREHAEIVADHSVELQAGDDVVIDAHPDAADLVTALHEVIADRGANPLTVQDRLGARFRRAYLRNHDGDFETPAHVQALYDEMDVYIAIRGGGNATETSDVDPETTAAYQQAQQPLLDERLSKRWCLTQYPAQTNAQLAQLSTAGYENFVWDAVNKDWDAVREHQSQMVEILDPADEVRIVSGDTTDVTMSVAGNPTINDYGERNLPGGEVFTAPVADSVEGEVLFDKPLYHQGREVTDAFLEFEDGRVVDHSASKNESVLTEVLDTDEGARRLGELGIGMNRDIDQFTYNMLFDEKMGDTVHMAVGRAYDDTVGEDNEQNQSAVHVDMIVDMSEDSYIEVDGERVQEDGTFVFEDSEI; encoded by the coding sequence ATGGACCCACGTGTCCGCGAACACGCAGAGATCGTCGCAGACCACTCCGTCGAGTTGCAGGCCGGTGACGACGTCGTCATCGACGCCCACCCCGACGCGGCGGACCTCGTGACGGCACTCCACGAGGTGATCGCCGACCGCGGCGCGAACCCACTCACCGTCCAGGACCGCCTCGGTGCCCGCTTCCGACGCGCGTACCTCCGCAACCACGACGGCGACTTCGAGACGCCGGCACACGTCCAGGCGCTGTACGACGAGATGGACGTGTACATCGCCATCCGCGGCGGCGGCAACGCCACCGAGACCAGCGACGTCGACCCCGAGACGACCGCCGCCTACCAGCAGGCCCAGCAACCCCTGCTCGACGAACGCCTCTCGAAGCGCTGGTGTCTCACCCAGTACCCCGCACAGACCAACGCCCAGCTGGCCCAGCTCAGCACGGCGGGCTACGAGAACTTCGTCTGGGACGCAGTCAACAAAGACTGGGACGCCGTCCGCGAACACCAGTCCCAGATGGTCGAGATCCTCGACCCCGCCGACGAGGTCCGGATCGTCTCGGGCGACACCACCGACGTGACGATGAGCGTCGCCGGCAACCCGACGATCAACGACTACGGCGAGCGAAACCTCCCCGGCGGCGAGGTCTTCACCGCCCCGGTCGCCGACAGCGTCGAGGGCGAAGTCCTGTTCGACAAGCCCCTGTACCACCAGGGCCGGGAAGTGACGGACGCCTTCCTCGAATTCGAGGACGGCCGCGTCGTCGACCACAGCGCGTCGAAAAACGAGAGCGTGCTGACCGAGGTCCTCGACACCGACGAGGGCGCACGCCGACTGGGCGAACTCGGTATCGGGATGAACCGCGACATCGACCAGTTCACCTACAACATGCTGTTCGACGAGAAGATGGGCGATACCGTACACATGGCCGTCGGCCGCGCCTACGACGACACCGTCGGCGAGGACAACGAACAGAACCAGAGCGCCGTCCACGTCGACATGATCGTGGATATGTCGGAAGACTCGTACATCGAGGTGGACGGTGAGCGCGTCCAGGAAGATGGGACGTTCGTGTTCGAGGACAGCGAGATCTGA
- a CDS encoding site-specific integrase, with protein sequence MSDTDLEPISPVEAVEMYHDAMADELAESTRKSNRHRLRAFVQFCDEEGIENLNELSGRDLYKYRIWRREGQGDGRDPIKKVTLKGQLATLRSFLKFAGEIDGVPPDLFEQLSLPAMKGGEDVSESTLDPERAIEILDYLEKAQPGSRDHIIMALLWETGGRTGAIRGLDLRDVDLNGSHPRFSGPAVHFVHRPETGTPLKNREKGTRWNRISEKTAAYIEDYIEFHRPDVTDDHDREPLLATEYGRLVGNTYRTTLYRVTRPCWRGEECPHDRDVDDCEATHIDHASKCPSARSPHDVRSGRVTYYRREDVPRKIVEERLNASEDILDRHYDRRSNREQAEQRSDFLPDV encoded by the coding sequence ATGTCCGACACAGATCTCGAACCGATCTCGCCGGTCGAGGCCGTCGAAATGTACCACGACGCGATGGCCGACGAACTCGCCGAGTCGACCAGGAAGAGCAACAGGCACCGGCTTCGTGCCTTCGTCCAGTTCTGTGACGAAGAAGGTATCGAGAACCTGAACGAACTCTCCGGACGCGATCTCTACAAGTATCGGATCTGGCGACGAGAAGGCCAAGGAGACGGTCGCGATCCCATCAAGAAGGTTACACTGAAAGGACAGCTCGCGACACTCCGTAGTTTCCTGAAGTTCGCTGGAGAGATCGATGGTGTCCCACCGGATCTCTTCGAACAGCTGTCGCTCCCCGCGATGAAGGGAGGAGAGGACGTATCCGAATCGACGCTCGACCCCGAGCGGGCGATCGAGATACTGGACTATCTGGAGAAGGCCCAGCCGGGCAGCCGTGACCACATCATCATGGCCTTGCTGTGGGAAACCGGTGGTCGAACCGGCGCGATCCGCGGCCTTGACCTTCGGGATGTCGATCTCAACGGCTCGCACCCGCGCTTCTCCGGCCCCGCTGTTCACTTCGTCCACCGACCGGAAACCGGTACGCCGCTGAAAAACCGGGAGAAAGGAACCCGGTGGAACCGAATCAGCGAGAAGACAGCCGCCTACATTGAGGACTATATCGAGTTCCACCGTCCCGACGTAACGGACGACCACGATCGGGAACCACTGCTTGCCACTGAGTACGGGCGACTCGTCGGAAACACCTACCGGACAACACTCTACCGGGTCACTCGTCCCTGCTGGCGCGGCGAAGAATGCCCACACGATCGGGACGTAGACGACTGCGAAGCAACGCACATCGACCACGCCAGTAAGTGCCCGTCGGCTCGATCACCCCACGACGTTCGGAGTGGCCGCGTCACCTACTACCGTCGCGAAGACGTCCCCCGGAAGATCGTCGAGGAACGTCTGAACGCGAGTGAAGATATCCTCGATCGGCACTACGACCGTCGATCGAACCGAGAACAGGCCGAACAGCGCAGCGACTTCCTCCCGGATGTGTGA